In the Schaalia hyovaginalis genome, TCGGTGTCGACGCAGACGCCCTCGGCGGCCGCCATCTTCATGGGCTGGAGCTCGACGAGCTCCTGACCCTGGAAGTGGCCGGTGGTCGCCGTGCCGATTCCGCCGATGAGGACGACGACGAGGCCGAATCGGGCGATCGGGCGCCAGACCCGCTTCGCCTGCTCGGCGCCCTCGTCGGTGCCGGAGCGCTGCGCGCGGACCATCCACCACAGGGCGATGCCGGCGACGAAGGTGCCGGCGACGAGCCACGAGGAGGTGATGACGTGCGTGTACTCCCAGGCGAGGACCGGGTTGGTGACGACTGCGAGGAAGCCGCCGACCCCGTCGAGTTCGGCCCGGCCCGTTTCGGGGTTGAAGGTCGCGCCGACGGGGTGCTGCATCCAGGAGTTGGCCCCGAGGATCCAGAGGGCGGAGATCGCGGTGCCGATGGCGGTGAGCCAGATGGTCGCGAGGTGCATGCCCTTGGAGAGGCGTCCCCAGCCGAAGATCCACAGTCCGAGGAAGGTGGATTCGAGGAAGAACGCGAGGAGGGCTTCGACGGCCAGGGGGGCGCCGAAGATGTCGCCGACGAAGCGCGAGTACTCGGACCAGTTCATGCCGAACTGGAATTCCTGCACGATGCCGGTGGCGATGCCGAGGGCGAAGTTGATGAGGAGGAGTTTGCCGAAGAAGCGGGTGGCCTGGAGCCAGTGCTCCTGGCCGGTCTTGTGCCATGCGGTCTGCATGATGGCGACCAGCAGCGAGAGGCCGATGGTCAACGGGACGAGGATGAAGTGGTAGACGGTCGTGATGCCGAACTGCCATCGTCCGATCATGACAGAGTCGAGCGCTGCTTGCGCGAGGGTCATGAGTGCTCGCCTTCCCTCAGAAGTGGTTGATGGTTGATCGCTTTCTGACGTTGGTCCTAGGACCATCGTCATATGCTCATGCTTCAGATTAGCGAGCTTGTTCGCGCTTTTGGGGTGCGAGCCGCGATTTTCGGCGTTTTATGACACAGTCATTCATTCCGCCATGAAATCGGGGCCCTCGGACCTTCGTCCCCTCCGTTTCAGAATGCGAACCTGTGACCGGCGCCGCCCGGGTCCGGCATCAACCATGTGCGACAATGGGGGCATCGGACGCCGTGAGCGCACCCTCGCGGCGAGTGCGATGTCGAGGACGCCTTGGCGCCGACATCGGCTCCGCAACTGCGAGCGGACCGTAAGGATTTCCGCCCCTCGCGGGCGAGTACGAGGGCGCGGCCCGGTGCGGGACCGCGACCGGATAATTGGAGAATCGTGACCACCGAGACCAACCAGTCGGCCCCTGAGACCCCCGCGGCTTCGCTGCTCTTCCAGGCGCCGGCGTTCCAGGCCCCCGTTTTCCAGGCGGCCCCGCCCGCCCCGGAGCCGGAGCCCGCAGTCGAAGAGGAATCGCCCAAACCCAAGCGTTCGCGTCGCAAGGCGAAGGAGAGCGCGCTCGAGTCGCCCGAGCCTCTTGCGCAGGAGGCGCCCGAGGCGGAGGCCCCGAAGCGCAAGCGCCGCACGCGCAAGAGCGCCGAGGTCAAGGAGGAGGCGCAGGCTCAGGATTCGGCCGATGAATCGAGCGTCGATTCCGATGCCTTAGGCGCGGCCGAGGCTGATCAGGGCGAGCGCGGCGAGGTCGAAGCCGAAGAAGGCGCCTCGACCAGGCGTCGTCGTCGGCGCCGGACCCGCCCCTCGCTCGCCGAGGAAGAGGGCGATCCGGCCGACCAGGTGACGGCCCTGAAGGGGTCGACGCGCCTGGAGGCCAAGAAGCAGCGCCGCAAGGAGGGCCGCCGCGAGGGCCGGCGCCGCCACGGCATCACCGAATCGGAGTTCCTCGCCCGCCGCGAGTCGGTCAAGCGCGAGATGGTCATCCGGGATCAGGACGGTCTCGACCAGATCGCGATCCTCGAGGACGGCCTGCTCGTCGAGCACTACGTTGCGCGTCGCACCCAGAAGTCGATGGTGGGCAACATCTACCTCGGCCGCGTCCAGAACGTCCTGCCGTCGATGGAGGCCGCCTTCGTCGACATCGGACGAGGGCGCAATGCGGTCCTGTACGCGGGCGAGGTGAACTGGGACGCGGTGGGCCTCGAGGGCAAGCCGCGCCGGATCGAGGCCGCGCTCAAGTCCGGCGATCCCGTCCTCGTCCAGGTGACGAAGGACCCGATCGGGCACAAGGGCGCGCGCCTGACCAGTCAGATCACCTTGGCCGGCCGCTACCTCGTCCTCATCCCGAACGGGTCGATGATGGGGATTTCGCGCAAGCTCCCCGACCGTGAGCGCACGCGCCTGAAGAAGATCCTCAAGGCCGTCGTTCCCGCGGGCTCCGGCGTCATCGTGCGCACCGCCGCCGAGGGGGCCAGCGAAGAGCAGATCCGTGATGATGTCGCGCGCCTGACGAAGCAGTGGGCGGACATCGAGGCGAAGCAGACGCAGACGAAGTCGGCGCCGGTCCTGCTGCGGGGCGAGCCGGAGCTCGCCGTGCGCGTGGTCCGCGACATCTTCAACGAGGACTTCTCCAAGCTCATCGTCGAGGGGCGCGAGACCTTCGGCACGGTGAAGGAGTACGTCGACGAGCTCTCGCCCGAGCTGTCCGATCGCGTCGAGCAGTGGGTGGGAACGGAGGACGCCTTCCACGCGCATCGGATCGATGAGCAGCTCGCGAAGGGCATGGACCGCAAGGTCTGGCTGCCCAGCGGCGGCACGCTCATCATCGACCGCACTGAGGCGATGACCGTCATCGACGTCAATACGGGCAAGTACATCGGCGCGGGCGGCACCCTCGAGGAGACGGTGACGAAGAACAATCTCGAGGCCGCCGAGGAGATCGTCCGTCAGCTGCGCCTTCGCGACATCGGAGGCATCATCATCGTCGACTTCGTCGACATGGTCCTCGAATCGAACCGCGATCTGGTGCTGCGCAGGCTCGTCGAGTGCCTCGGACGGGACCGGACGCGCCACCAGGTCACCGAGATCACGTCGCTCGGCCTGGTCCAGATGACCCGCAAGCGCGTCGGCGAAGGGCTGGTCGAGGCGTTCTCGACGACCTGCGAAGCCTGCGAGGGGCGCGGCTTCATCGTCCACGATCACCCCGTGGAGTCCTCGGGCGCCCATGATCACACCGGCGGCGCCTCCAAGCAGGCGAAGCGGAAGAAGCAGGCCGAGGCGCGTCGTCTTGACGACGACGTCGAGCATGAGAAGGCGAAGCAGGCCCTCTCGGCCATCGCGGCGGCGACCCGGAAATCCGAGGAGCATGCATCTGAGGATGCGGCACCACTCGAATCCGAGCCTCAGGCTTCGAAAGCCGATCAGGAGCGGCCGTCGGAGGCTCCGGAGGGCAGGGGCCCCCGGGCTCGCGACAAGAAGGAGAAGACCCGGACGGAGAATCCGGAGGCTGCGGCCGCGGTCGTCGAGGAGGCTCAGGAGGGTCCTCGTCGCGAAGAACCGGCTGCCCAGCCCCGTGAGGCCCGCCCGAGGCGCAGGCGCCGCGCGGTCGCGACCGGTGTCGTCGATCCCGGTGCGAAGGAAGCCGTGGCCGCTCTGGAGGCCGCCACTGCGAGGGCGGCGATCGAGGCCCCCGAGCCCGGTGCGCCGACCGAGAAGGCGCCTCGAGGGGCGAAGGGTGCTTCGGCCGGGGGTGAGACGGCCGCCTCCGAGGGAGGCGATCCGGCCGAGTCGACTGCGGCGCCGGCGAAGAAGCGCCGTCGCCGTGCGGTGACGAGCGAGTCGATGGAGCCGAAGGCGGCGCCCGCCGTCGAGATCGAGCTCCCGAAGAAGACCGTGCGGGTCGAGAGCGCTCCGCTTCGTTCGACTTCGGAGATCGATCTGCCCGAGGCCCACGCCCCGGTGAAGTCGGCGCCGAAGCGCCGTCGCAGGGTGGCGTCGACCGGAATCATCGACGCGGGCTGATCGGCGCCTTTCCCCTCGGCGTGTCCGGAACTCGCGGGGTGTGGAATCGCACAGTCGAATGGGTGCGATCCGCGCTCCTCCGGGTTGCCCGGACGCGCCGAAATCGGCTAAGTTTGATCGTCGGCGCACCGAGCGCCAGCGGGAGTCCGATTCCCCGCCCAAGAGTTGCGGCGGTCCGGTTCCCGGTCCGTTTTCGAGAAGAGATGAGCTCCAACGTGGTCTACGCGATCGTCAAGGCTGGCGGCCGGCAGGAAAAGGTGTCCGTCGGCGACGTCGTCGTCGTCGACAAGCTTGCCGAGGAAATCGGCTCCAGCATCGAACTTCAGCCTCTGATGCTGGTCGATGGCGATGCCATCACCGTTGACGCTGCCAAGCTGGACAAGGTCACCGTTAAGGCCGAGGTCGTCGACTCCGCCAAGGGGCCGAAGATCTCGATCATCAAGTACAAGAACAAGTCGGGCTACCGCAAGCGCCAGGGCCACCGTCAGAAGATGTCGGTCGTCAAGATCACCGAGATCGCCTGACCTGAGAATCATTCGAGCAGAAAGTAGTTTCTGATGGCACATAAGAAGGGCCTCGGCTCCTCCCGCAACGGCCGCGACTCGAACGCTCAGCGCCTCGGAGTGAAGCGCTACGGCGGCCAGCTCGTCAACGCCG is a window encoding:
- the rplU gene encoding 50S ribosomal protein L21; amino-acid sequence: MSSNVVYAIVKAGGRQEKVSVGDVVVVDKLAEEIGSSIELQPLMLVDGDAITVDAAKLDKVTVKAEVVDSAKGPKISIIKYKNKSGYRKRQGHRQKMSVVKITEIA
- a CDS encoding cytochrome ubiquinol oxidase subunit I; this translates as MTLAQAALDSVMIGRWQFGITTVYHFILVPLTIGLSLLVAIMQTAWHKTGQEHWLQATRFFGKLLLINFALGIATGIVQEFQFGMNWSEYSRFVGDIFGAPLAVEALLAFFLESTFLGLWIFGWGRLSKGMHLATIWLTAIGTAISALWILGANSWMQHPVGATFNPETGRAELDGVGGFLAVVTNPVLAWEYTHVITSSWLVAGTFVAGIALWWMVRAQRSGTDEGAEQAKRVWRPIARFGLVVVLIGGIGTATTGHFQGQELVELQPMKMAAAEGVCVDTEGAAFTVAQFGSCPLGDDGAQPTKFIEVPGVAAFMSHNSFTAEVQGVADIQKRMVDLLNSNADFTAKYGDAAQYDFRPPQMVTFWSFRFMIGLGMVAFLLAAWGLWATRKGAVSDSKALGVFALINLPLPFIAATFGWIFTEIGRQPWVVVPNLQGLESGDPVGSVLLMTDAGISTTVPAAQVLVTLIGFTVLYAVLGVIWFLLLKRYAQEGIHSASAKKDSGDAGALAFGY
- a CDS encoding Rne/Rng family ribonuclease; this encodes MTTETNQSAPETPAASLLFQAPAFQAPVFQAAPPAPEPEPAVEEESPKPKRSRRKAKESALESPEPLAQEAPEAEAPKRKRRTRKSAEVKEEAQAQDSADESSVDSDALGAAEADQGERGEVEAEEGASTRRRRRRRTRPSLAEEEGDPADQVTALKGSTRLEAKKQRRKEGRREGRRRHGITESEFLARRESVKREMVIRDQDGLDQIAILEDGLLVEHYVARRTQKSMVGNIYLGRVQNVLPSMEAAFVDIGRGRNAVLYAGEVNWDAVGLEGKPRRIEAALKSGDPVLVQVTKDPIGHKGARLTSQITLAGRYLVLIPNGSMMGISRKLPDRERTRLKKILKAVVPAGSGVIVRTAAEGASEEQIRDDVARLTKQWADIEAKQTQTKSAPVLLRGEPELAVRVVRDIFNEDFSKLIVEGRETFGTVKEYVDELSPELSDRVEQWVGTEDAFHAHRIDEQLAKGMDRKVWLPSGGTLIIDRTEAMTVIDVNTGKYIGAGGTLEETVTKNNLEAAEEIVRQLRLRDIGGIIIVDFVDMVLESNRDLVLRRLVECLGRDRTRHQVTEITSLGLVQMTRKRVGEGLVEAFSTTCEACEGRGFIVHDHPVESSGAHDHTGGASKQAKRKKQAEARRLDDDVEHEKAKQALSAIAAATRKSEEHASEDAAPLESEPQASKADQERPSEAPEGRGPRARDKKEKTRTENPEAAAAVVEEAQEGPRREEPAAQPREARPRRRRRAVATGVVDPGAKEAVAALEAATARAAIEAPEPGAPTEKAPRGAKGASAGGETAASEGGDPAESTAAPAKKRRRRAVTSESMEPKAAPAVEIELPKKTVRVESAPLRSTSEIDLPEAHAPVKSAPKRRRRVASTGIIDAG